The Candidatus Methylomirabilota bacterium genome includes a window with the following:
- a CDS encoding branched-chain amino acid ABC transporter permease, whose amino-acid sequence MDYVVAVLAPQLLHGLVFGAALGLLALGLTVIFGLLGVMNFAHGELYMLGAYAGIAVIGWTHSFWAALVAAPLAVGLIGAVTEVATLRPMYRREPLYGLILTFGLALVFREGVRQIWGGDMRRILPPFTGSTPILGMTYPDYRLFLLAASSALLLAIWLFFTRTRAGIVVRAAVQDAEMLDGLGVDVRRVFTLTFAGSAALAALAGLLLAPVFTVYPQMGVEMILLAFIVVILGGMGSMGGSVVAAFVIGVAQSLFSLWMNPQRVAIAIFGIMIVVLIVRPRGFFGREGVLE is encoded by the coding sequence GTGGACTACGTCGTCGCGGTCCTGGCGCCGCAGCTCCTGCACGGCCTCGTCTTCGGGGCCGCGCTGGGGCTGCTGGCGCTGGGCCTCACCGTGATCTTCGGGCTCCTGGGCGTGATGAACTTCGCGCACGGCGAGCTCTACATGCTGGGAGCGTACGCCGGGATCGCGGTGATCGGCTGGACGCACTCGTTCTGGGCGGCGCTCGTCGCGGCCCCGCTGGCCGTCGGCCTGATCGGGGCGGTCACCGAGGTCGCGACGCTGCGCCCGATGTACCGGCGCGAGCCCCTCTACGGGCTCATCCTCACCTTCGGCCTGGCGCTCGTCTTCCGCGAGGGCGTGCGCCAGATCTGGGGCGGCGACATGCGGCGCATCCTGCCGCCCTTCACCGGCTCGACGCCGATCCTCGGCATGACGTACCCGGACTACCGGCTCTTCCTCCTCGCCGCCTCCTCGGCGCTCCTGCTTGCCATCTGGCTGTTCTTCACGCGGACCCGCGCCGGCATCGTCGTGCGCGCGGCCGTGCAGGACGCCGAGATGCTCGACGGCCTCGGCGTGGACGTCCGCCGGGTGTTCACGCTGACCTTCGCCGGCTCCGCCGCCCTCGCCGCTCTCGCGGGGTTGCTCCTGGCCCCCGTCTTCACGGTCTACCCCCAGATGGGGGTCGAGATGATCCTCCTCGCGTTCATCGTCGTCATCCTCGGCGGCATGGGCTCCATGGGCGGCTCGGTCGTCGCCGCCTTCGTCATCGGCGTCGCCCAGTCCCTCTTCTCCCTCTGGATGAACCCGCAGCGGGTCGCGATCGCGATCTTCGGCATCATGATCGTCGTCCTCATCGTGCGGCCGCGCGGCTTCTT